The stretch of DNA CGAACTGGTTTCTCGAGCCGAGTCCATTCGCAAGTTCGAAATCGTCTCCGACGAATTCACCGAGGCCAACGGCATGCTCACCCCAAGCCTCAAGGCCAAGCGCCAGGTCATCACTGACTACTACAAGGACCTCATCGACAACGTGATTTACGCGCCGAAGAAAAGCTAAGTGAGTTTCTGATAGATGAAACACCCGTTATTCTTCTGAACCTGGATCAAAAATATCCTCGATGGTACAGTCGAAGAGCTGAGCCAAGCGAAACGCTAGGGGCAAGGAAGGGTCGAAGCGGCCTTTTTCGATTGAGATGATGGTCTGACGGCTTACACCGACGGCCTCTGCCAATGCTTCCTGTGAAAGATGGAGTTGTTCGCGAAGTTGTGGAAGATCGTTCTTCATTCCGCGTCCTTTTTGCGGAATATGAAATAAGAACAAGTGCCTGTAACGATTCCGACGATTTCAAGTATCAACAGCGCTCCTGCAGCCGTGGTTGCAGGAATAGGTTTATCGTAGAACGCTACCAGCATGACCAATATTACGTTGGCAAACAGTATTCCGATAAGGGCTGCGGCCATAGCTTTTGTACGCCAGGTGTCTTCCACGTTCTCTTCGGGATGAGGGATTGCATCGGTAATGGTTGTTCTGTCTACGAGTGCTATCCAACAGAAGCAAACGCTGCAGCCACCTACCAATATGGCCATCAATATGACAAAAGTCCAATCGTTGAACTGTGTTGGTTTTCTCATTAGAAAAGCCACGGCTCCCGTCAAGAGACCGATGGTGATACCAACAAAGAACGATATGCTCCAAAGTACGACTTTCCCTCCGCCGAAAACGGTTCTGGTGCCGAAAACACTAGTTTTCGGTGAAGTCCGAGCAGGATTCGACATTGTGCCGTGAATTTCCGTTGATTCTTTATGCAGTGCGTCCGCCGGCTTTTGATTTTGGTTGTTCATAAAATCCTCTTTCGCTGTATCAATTGTTTTTTAGAAATATTTTTCATTAAGCATTTTTGAAGCCTAAGTAGGCATATCGGCCTGCGGCTGTGAGGAATCCGATGATCAGACTTACCGCTACAGCGAGATAGGCTATCTTCACGTCAATGGGGTTGGCTGCGAACTTGAGAAGGAAAAGGACCACAAAATTGCTGATGATCATCGCATCGAAACCCCAGCTTTTTGCGCTTTCAAACCATGAATGTTCGATGTTCTCTCCGCTGGAGACTTCGGGGCCGGCGTCCTTCACAGTACGTTTGTCGGCCAGAGTATCCAAAGCAAACATGCTGGCAAGGATTGCAATTCCGACTCCGCTGATGATGCCTGCCACTAATCTGTCTTTTCCAAGGTTGGTGTTGAATAGGAACATGGCTATGCCTATGATTAGTCCAAGGACGCACCCGATGGCGATGGAGGTTCCCCAAAGTGCTGCTTTGTCACCTCCGAAAACGGTGCGGTTTCCGAATTTGCTGGTCTGCGGATGATTTGGTTTTGCCATCTCTACGTTGTTGTCAGCATTTTCTGTAGATTTCTTATTCGTTGCGTCGAATGAAGTGCGATTCTTGATATTCATCATGCCTCCCTTGTCATCCTTTGACTGATTTGCTTGTTTCTATAGTAAAGTAAACTTTACTATGTAAAAGAAACTGTACATTGTTAGTCGAAGACTGTCAATCCTGATGAAATATATTTCAAAATAAGTTGAAATAAAAATATTCGTGATGTAATCTATTTCTATGTTTCAACAGAATTTGAAATATTTGAGTTGTGGAATTGAAGAAAAGAGGGGATATGGGAGTGCAGACCACGTTGTCGGCGCTCGCTGATCCGGCGAGGCGCGAGATTCTTCAGTTGCTGAGGCAACGAGTGATGAACGCTGGCGAGCTTGCGGAAGCTACCGGACTTTCGGCATCGAGGCTTTCGTATCATCTGCGTAAGTTGCGTGAAGCTGAGCTGGTGACGGATAGCCGCGACGGCACGACAATCTGGTACGAGCCGAACTTGACCGTTCTCGACGACACCATCGTCTGGATGAAGGAGCTGCAGCGCAACAATGCCGTTTCCAAGGCTTCCCGATACAAGGCAAAGCCAGCGGAAAAGGGAAACGTCATTCATGCTTCACAAGAAGTGGCAACTGAAACGGTGAGAGATGAGAAAGCAAAGGAATAAGAAAACCAAAGCTCAAAAATCGAGTGAGGATAAATCCACGGATATGGGGCAACCTACCAGCTGGAAAGCGGTGATTATAAGTGCGAAAAACTGGAACATCGCAATGGTGCTCCTTGGCCTGTTGCCGCTCATTGTCTATCTTTTGGCTTTGCCGTATATGCCGGACAACATACCAATGCATTACGACAGTAAGAACCAGCTCGACCGTTGGGGAAGTAAATACGAGGGACTCTTTATCTCTTTGATTGCGTTGATTTTTTGCGCGATCTGGCTAGTGTGCGAGATTCCTCTTGAACGTTCCGTGCGCAAACAGGCGAATTCGGATATGAGTTCGAAAACAACGGTGCGTGCGTGGATCATGGGTGGGTGCTGTGTATGCCTAATGTCCAATATCATGAACATTTGGATTATCGCTGATGCCTTCAGCAAAGGAGGGGTTGACTCCGGCATACCGTTGGAGCCGATTATGAACGTGGTCACAGGTCTGGCGTTCATCATTTTCGGCAACATCATGCCGAGCGTAAAAC from Bifidobacterium sp. ESL0728 encodes:
- a CDS encoding helix-turn-helix transcriptional regulator — its product is MKNDLPQLREQLHLSQEALAEAVGVSRQTIISIEKGRFDPSLPLAFRLAQLFDCTIEDIFDPGSEE
- a CDS encoding metalloregulator ArsR/SmtB family transcription factor — encoded protein: MGVQTTLSALADPARREILQLLRQRVMNAGELAEATGLSASRLSYHLRKLREAELVTDSRDGTTIWYEPNLTVLDDTIVWMKELQRNNAVSKASRYKAKPAEKGNVIHASQEVATETVRDEKAKE
- a CDS encoding SdpI family protein, which produces MRKQRNKKTKAQKSSEDKSTDMGQPTSWKAVIISAKNWNIAMVLLGLLPLIVYLLALPYMPDNIPMHYDSKNQLDRWGSKYEGLFISLIALIFCAIWLVCEIPLERSVRKQANSDMSSKTTVRAWIMGGCCVCLMSNIMNIWIIADAFSKGGVDSGIPLEPIMNVVTGLAFIIFGNIMPSVKPNGWSGMRLPGAFKSRESWRRCQRFGGFAFIIGGIVLISAGLFLYSSRFVDMYAVLVVGLAIVVTFAIYSVYAGKKYGDVGGKINRK